A single window of Methanoregula sp. DNA harbors:
- a CDS encoding UPF0147 family protein, which yields MPNPQKTIENCTLMLQHIMDDSTIPRNIRRVADETRQLLTNDSKELGLRAAEAISKIDEISNDPNMPVHARTRIWELVSQLETIPLD from the coding sequence ATGCCGAACCCACAGAAAACGATTGAAAACTGTACCCTGATGCTGCAGCACATCATGGATGACAGCACTATCCCGAGAAATATCCGGCGCGTGGCAGATGAGACCCGGCAGTTGCTGACTAATGATTCCAAGGAACTGGGCTTGCGTGCGGCTGAAGCAATCTCAAAAATAGACGAGATCTCAAACGATCCCAACATGCCGGTCCATGCGAGGACACGGATCTGGGAACTGGTTTCCCAGCTGGAAACGATCCCGCTGGACTAA
- a CDS encoding DEAD/DEAH box helicase has translation MPFITHPLIKPDSIESREYQLTIAMRALDANTMVILPTGLGKTAVALLAAASRLYNEKGKVLMLAPTKPLVEQHLRFFERYLLVKSPAVPSTSPFVMFTGEAPPDERTADWERATVILATPQVVKNDLIAGRYTLRDVTLLIVDECHRAVGNYAYVFLAQRYLSTAGKPLLLAMTASPGGAQEKVQEVCANLGIAHIETRTEDDPDVRPYVFARDVEVITIDLPANLKAAITTINALTEGRLAILSSLNFSVPKREKLTMKALGAINAQIQQRIADRDPAAYSAASVYAECMKLKHAVTLAESQGSEVLKGYIAKLVADGTGAGGSKASQRLVKDPSFRDLFERSLAWTQELHPKPEIALDLIRGQLAEHPDSRIILFASYRDTVQLLVDFLTKNGIACERFVGQATKDAEKGLSQKKQIAALGRFREGDFKVLIATSVGEEGLDVPSTDMVIFYEAVPSEIRSIQRKGRTGRSGAGRVVVLVTKGTADEVYRYVSQQKERQMHKSMRTMSRMASLPQKPVEPEQSNIEAFTPQGPKIIIDDRETSSRVVEVLSSMGAAIRLERLAHGDYVIGDRILVERKTAWDFVDTLINRDLLGQVKVMAESVTRPVLIIEGGDLYTQRDIHPNAIKGVLAALTIDMGVSLLFTKDEQDTAQMIFVLAKREEGERGGRKMHPHKSHRSLRDEQEYVISAFPEIGLKNARLLLAHFGSVQAIANAELADMVAIKGIGEKTSQKIFDLCRRSYN, from the coding sequence ATGCCCTTTATCACCCATCCCCTTATTAAGCCGGACAGCATCGAATCGCGTGAGTACCAGCTCACGATCGCGATGCGGGCCCTTGACGCAAACACGATGGTGATCCTCCCGACCGGTCTTGGCAAGACCGCAGTCGCGCTGCTAGCCGCTGCATCCCGGCTCTACAATGAGAAGGGGAAGGTGCTGATGCTCGCCCCGACAAAACCGCTCGTGGAGCAGCACCTCCGCTTTTTCGAACGTTACCTTTTGGTAAAGAGCCCTGCAGTACCCTCCACCTCTCCGTTTGTCATGTTTACCGGAGAAGCACCCCCTGATGAACGCACTGCTGACTGGGAAAGGGCAACCGTCATCCTTGCAACCCCGCAGGTCGTAAAAAACGACCTCATTGCCGGACGGTACACGCTCCGGGATGTGACACTTCTCATAGTAGACGAATGCCACCGTGCAGTGGGCAATTACGCGTACGTGTTCCTTGCACAGCGCTACCTCTCAACTGCCGGCAAACCGCTCCTCCTTGCAATGACCGCGTCGCCCGGGGGGGCGCAGGAGAAGGTGCAGGAGGTCTGCGCCAACCTCGGGATCGCCCACATCGAGACCCGCACCGAGGACGACCCAGATGTCCGACCTTATGTCTTTGCGCGGGACGTGGAGGTCATCACCATTGACCTTCCTGCGAACCTCAAAGCGGCAATCACAACGATCAACGCCCTCACTGAGGGCCGGCTCGCGATTCTCTCCTCGCTTAACTTCTCCGTCCCTAAAAGGGAGAAGCTCACCATGAAAGCTCTTGGTGCGATCAACGCCCAGATCCAGCAGCGGATCGCAGACCGGGATCCGGCGGCATACTCGGCAGCTTCGGTGTACGCCGAGTGCATGAAATTAAAGCACGCGGTAACGCTTGCAGAATCGCAGGGGAGCGAGGTGCTCAAAGGCTATATTGCAAAACTTGTCGCTGATGGTACTGGTGCGGGAGGCAGCAAGGCGAGCCAGCGCCTTGTCAAAGACCCCTCGTTCCGTGACCTTTTCGAGCGCTCTCTCGCATGGACACAGGAACTCCACCCCAAACCCGAAATTGCGCTCGACCTTATACGCGGGCAGCTTGCAGAGCACCCTGACAGCCGGATCATCCTCTTTGCATCGTACCGGGATACCGTGCAGCTTCTTGTTGACTTCCTCACCAAAAACGGGATCGCATGCGAACGGTTCGTCGGTCAGGCCACTAAGGATGCGGAGAAAGGACTGAGCCAGAAGAAGCAGATCGCAGCGCTGGGACGGTTCCGGGAGGGTGATTTCAAAGTCCTGATTGCCACATCTGTGGGAGAGGAAGGCCTTGATGTCCCCTCGACGGATATGGTGATCTTCTACGAGGCAGTCCCTTCCGAGATCAGATCCATCCAGCGCAAGGGCAGGACCGGCAGGTCGGGTGCAGGCAGGGTCGTCGTGCTCGTGACAAAAGGGACTGCGGACGAAGTGTACCGTTACGTGAGCCAGCAGAAGGAAAGGCAGATGCATAAGAGCATGAGAACGATGAGCAGGATGGCGTCACTGCCGCAGAAACCGGTGGAACCGGAGCAGTCGAACATCGAGGCATTCACGCCGCAGGGCCCGAAGATCATCATTGATGACCGCGAGACCTCATCCAGGGTTGTCGAAGTCTTAAGCAGCATGGGCGCTGCAATCCGGCTCGAACGCCTCGCACATGGCGATTATGTGATCGGCGACCGGATCTTAGTCGAGCGCAAGACCGCGTGGGACTTTGTGGATACGTTGATCAACCGCGACCTGCTGGGGCAGGTGAAGGTGATGGCGGAATCGGTCACCCGCCCGGTACTCATCATCGAGGGCGGTGACCTCTATACCCAGCGCGATATCCACCCTAATGCAATCAAGGGTGTGCTTGCTGCGCTCACGATTGATATGGGAGTATCGCTCCTGTTTACAAAAGACGAGCAGGATACCGCACAGATGATCTTTGTTCTCGCAAAACGCGAGGAGGGCGAGCGGGGCGGGCGTAAAATGCACCCGCACAAGTCCCACCGCTCGCTGCGTGATGAGCAGGAATATGTCATCTCAGCGTTCCCGGAGATCGGGTTAAAAAACGCACGCCTTCTCCTCGCGCATTTCGGATCGGTGCAGGCAATTGCAAACGCGGAACTCGCGGATATGGTCGCAATAAAAGGGATAGGAGAAAAGACCTCGCAGAAGATCTTTGACCTCTGCCGCCGCTCCTACAACTGA
- the glyS gene encoding glycine--tRNA ligase, which produces MSDVFEKVMDLAKRRGFIWPTSECYGSVAGFIDYGPLGAMMKRRVEDIWRDFYVIGEGYYEIECPTIGQEAVFVASGHVKGFSDKMCQCPHCKEYLRADHVAEGCGVEGASAMGNEELAAAIASCTCPACEEKLSKVEVFNFNLMFRTTIGPGSQRTGYLRPETAQGMFVDFGRLLRFYRDHLPFGAVQIGKSYRNEISPRQGMIRLREFTQAEAEIFVDPDEKDHPQFARYAGYTMPLLTSAQQLAKEPAVTMTMRQAVDKNLIANEYVAYYLALTHEMLIKIGVNADRLRFRQHLPDELAHYAADCWDAEVRSDRFGWVETVGIADRTDYDLKSHGEHSGTPITVFVQYDQPKKVQRRRIVPNMSVLGKQYRNKAKAVFEALAQVTPDEKGADIEVDGENIHIPPDLFEVRDEVIEIRGDEVIPHVIEPSYGIDRMCYAVLEQAYDEDTADGEARTVLRLAPCVAPVQVAVFPLMNRDGLDNIATEITRTLKGRGVLAEYDDSGAIGRRYRRQDEIGTPFAITVDYQTKDDQSVTVRDRDTMRQVRIKIEKIPETICALIDGSMQFSTI; this is translated from the coding sequence ATGAGCGATGTATTTGAAAAAGTGATGGATCTTGCAAAACGCCGCGGGTTTATCTGGCCCACGTCCGAATGCTACGGTTCGGTTGCAGGGTTCATCGATTACGGTCCTCTCGGCGCGATGATGAAGCGGCGGGTGGAGGATATCTGGCGGGATTTTTACGTCATCGGCGAGGGGTATTACGAGATCGAGTGCCCCACCATCGGGCAGGAAGCGGTCTTTGTCGCATCGGGGCACGTCAAGGGTTTTTCCGATAAGATGTGCCAGTGCCCGCACTGTAAGGAATACCTCCGTGCAGACCATGTAGCAGAAGGTTGCGGGGTTGAGGGGGCCTCAGCCATGGGAAACGAAGAACTCGCGGCAGCAATCGCTTCCTGCACGTGCCCGGCATGCGAAGAAAAACTCAGCAAGGTCGAGGTGTTCAACTTCAACCTGATGTTCAGGACCACCATCGGCCCGGGTTCGCAGCGCACCGGCTACCTGCGCCCCGAGACGGCACAGGGGATGTTTGTGGACTTTGGCAGGCTGCTCCGGTTTTACCGGGACCACCTCCCGTTCGGTGCTGTCCAGATCGGCAAATCGTACCGCAACGAGATTTCGCCCCGTCAGGGGATGATCCGGCTCAGAGAGTTCACTCAGGCAGAAGCGGAGATCTTCGTGGACCCCGACGAGAAGGACCACCCGCAGTTCGCACGGTATGCAGGGTATACCATGCCGCTTTTGACCTCTGCACAGCAGCTTGCAAAGGAGCCCGCCGTCACGATGACCATGCGCCAGGCAGTCGATAAAAATCTCATCGCCAACGAATATGTCGCCTACTACCTTGCACTCACCCATGAGATGCTCATCAAGATCGGGGTAAATGCGGACCGTCTCCGGTTCCGCCAGCACCTTCCAGATGAACTTGCACATTATGCGGCTGACTGCTGGGATGCGGAAGTGCGTTCTGACCGTTTCGGCTGGGTCGAGACCGTCGGTATCGCTGACCGGACCGACTATGACCTGAAATCTCACGGTGAGCACAGCGGCACTCCGATTACGGTCTTCGTCCAGTACGACCAGCCAAAGAAGGTGCAGCGCAGGCGCATCGTCCCGAACATGAGCGTCCTTGGCAAGCAGTACAGGAACAAGGCAAAAGCGGTCTTTGAAGCGCTGGCACAGGTCACACCGGATGAGAAAGGTGCGGATATTGAAGTGGATGGCGAGAATATCCATATCCCACCAGATCTTTTCGAGGTCCGGGACGAGGTCATCGAGATCAGGGGTGACGAGGTCATTCCCCACGTCATCGAACCCAGTTACGGCATCGACCGTATGTGCTATGCAGTGCTCGAACAGGCATATGATGAGGACACTGCGGACGGTGAAGCCCGGACAGTGCTCCGGCTTGCTCCCTGTGTCGCCCCGGTACAGGTGGCGGTCTTCCCGCTGATGAACCGCGATGGTCTTGACAACATCGCAACGGAGATCACCCGGACGCTTAAAGGCCGGGGCGTGCTCGCCGAGTACGATGATTCGGGCGCAATCGGGCGCCGGTACCGCAGGCAGGACGAGATTGGCACCCCCTTTGCGATCACCGTCGATTACCAGACTAAGGATGACCAATCCGTCACCGTGCGCGACCGCGACACCATGAGACAGGTACGGATCAAAATTGAGAAAATTCCGGAGACTATCTGCGCCCTCATTGACGGGAGCATGCAGTTTTCAACGATTTAA
- a CDS encoding response regulator receiver protein, which translates to MTEDKKKAQLLKLFSTMSGKTKIVEPMKNIHGTLRDSDAIEREVALVMREITEQGIFKTSLKPIQLAKLVNMFYAGKNDTEIARELGDEKLSKTVARARVRLKLFRELDFKMPFDREKMGELLDSGKTMKEVSDELGISPSTLREYRHVIEEQEDPTIDPYIGRIKDVMEDRDLTEQMTRGVTADGFGDSIDITEAEMIDVT; encoded by the coding sequence ATGACTGAAGACAAAAAGAAAGCACAGCTCCTGAAATTATTCAGCACGATGTCCGGCAAGACAAAGATCGTCGAGCCGATGAAGAACATCCACGGTACCCTCAGGGACAGCGACGCCATTGAACGTGAGGTCGCACTGGTCATGCGCGAGATCACCGAGCAGGGGATCTTCAAGACATCCTTAAAGCCTATCCAGCTTGCAAAACTCGTCAACATGTTCTACGCGGGGAAAAATGATACCGAGATCGCCCGCGAGCTTGGCGATGAGAAACTGAGCAAGACGGTTGCACGGGCCCGGGTAAGGCTCAAGCTCTTCCGCGAACTCGACTTCAAGATGCCGTTTGACCGCGAGAAGATGGGCGAACTTCTTGATTCCGGAAAGACCATGAAGGAAGTCAGCGACGAGCTTGGCATCAGCCCCTCAACGCTGCGGGAATACCGGCATGTAATAGAGGAACAGGAAGACCCGACCATTGATCCGTACATTGGGCGGATAAAGGATGTCATGGAAGACCGCGACCTGACCGAACAGATGACCAGGGGCGTGACCGCAGACGGGTTTGGCGATTCGATCGACATCACCGAAGCTGAAATGATCGATGTGACCTGA
- a CDS encoding metal-dependent hydrolase, translating to MQITWLGHSCILLSGSKKVLIDPFIDGGSVAWTKPDFVAVTHGHADHMGEAASIKRPTIAITEIAKYLKAKGVPSEGMNIGGTIELRGVTFTMTPAMHSGRIEQTGQGYGGGTAAGFVITMDGVSVYHAGDTGLFSDMKLIGELYHPDVAILPIGGRFTMGPNEAMMAANFIGAKLVIPIHYDTWDKIVQDPVAFKKAVERTTDIKVMVLEPGGTVEITPK from the coding sequence ATGCAGATTACGTGGCTGGGGCATTCCTGCATTCTCCTTTCTGGAAGCAAAAAAGTGCTGATCGACCCGTTCATTGATGGCGGGAGCGTTGCGTGGACAAAACCTGATTTTGTGGCCGTTACCCACGGGCACGCCGACCATATGGGCGAGGCGGCCTCGATCAAGCGGCCGACTATAGCAATCACGGAGATCGCCAAATACCTAAAGGCAAAAGGCGTCCCGTCCGAGGGCATGAACATCGGCGGGACGATCGAACTCCGCGGGGTTACATTCACCATGACGCCCGCGATGCACTCCGGCAGGATCGAGCAGACCGGGCAGGGATATGGCGGGGGTACTGCGGCAGGTTTTGTCATAACGATGGACGGGGTATCGGTGTATCATGCCGGGGACACCGGGCTCTTCTCTGACATGAAGCTGATCGGCGAGCTCTACCATCCCGATGTGGCGATCCTTCCCATCGGCGGGAGGTTTACGATGGGCCCCAACGAGGCGATGATGGCGGCAAACTTCATTGGCGCAAAACTGGTCATCCCGATCCACTACGACACATGGGACAAGATCGTGCAGGACCCGGTGGCGTTCAAGAAGGCGGTTGAGCGGACGACCGATATCAAGGTGATGGTGCTGGAACCGGGGGGGACAGTGGAGATTACTCCGAAGTAG
- a CDS encoding class III extradiol ring-cleavage dioxygenase, whose amino-acid sequence MSMETLPTVFVSHGAPTLSLENVPARKFLVELGTRYRNVKAVLCISAHWNTAAPAVNSVAMPETIHDFYGFPSELYQITYPAHGSPGLAGRAAALLNDAGLSGDIDTSRGLDHGAWVPLRLMFPTADVPIVQLSIQRHLDPARHVALGEAIEPLRHEGVLVLGSGGAVHPLGDPTASLGPGAPTDAWAIEFNEWLIKAVTKGDREALIHYRTLAPYATHAHLYPDHYMPLLAAFGAAGPGVRGTVLHQSWDLGDLGMGAYEFA is encoded by the coding sequence ATGAGCATGGAAACGCTGCCTACAGTCTTTGTCTCTCATGGTGCACCCACCCTAAGTCTGGAAAATGTTCCGGCACGGAAATTTCTGGTAGAACTCGGCACCCGCTACCGGAACGTGAAGGCCGTGCTCTGCATCTCGGCGCACTGGAACACCGCAGCACCGGCTGTTAATAGTGTAGCAATGCCGGAAACGATTCATGATTTTTACGGTTTCCCCTCAGAATTATACCAGATTACGTACCCGGCGCATGGATCGCCCGGACTTGCGGGGCGTGCGGCAGCACTCCTCAACGATGCCGGTCTGAGCGGTGATATTGATACGAGCCGCGGTCTCGACCACGGCGCATGGGTCCCCCTCAGACTTATGTTTCCCACGGCAGATGTCCCGATTGTCCAGCTCTCGATCCAGCGCCACCTTGACCCGGCCCGGCACGTTGCGCTGGGTGAGGCGATCGAACCACTCCGGCACGAAGGGGTGCTCGTGCTAGGCAGCGGAGGCGCTGTCCACCCACTTGGCGATCCCACCGCCTCGCTGGGACCGGGCGCACCGACCGATGCATGGGCGATTGAATTCAACGAATGGCTCATCAAAGCCGTGACGAAGGGAGACCGCGAGGCCCTCATCCACTACCGGACTCTTGCTCCCTATGCAACGCACGCCCACCTGTATCCCGATCACTATATGCCGCTTCTCGCAGCGTTCGGTGCTGCAGGGCCCGGTGTACGGGGCACCGTCCTCCACCAGAGCTGGGACCTGGGCGACCTTGGAATGGGAGCGTATGAGTTTGCCTGA